Below is a genomic region from Mesorhizobium sp. NZP2298.
ACGGCCCGTTCGGACATTTTCGACATCGATCCGCAATCGCCACAGGCGGTTCTGGAGCAGATCCTCGCCGCCAGTTGGGAGACCAGCTGATGGACGAGGCGCCTTGGGCGGTGGCGCTGCCACGCGCGGCCGGGTGCCGCCACCCGGGACCGGTTGAAAGAGCGCGTTGATGTGGCTGTTGTCGAACCAGACGCCATTCGCCGTAGAGCGCAACTGGACACGCGACGAACGCGGCCATGAGGTCTGGCTCGTGGCGATCAAAGGCTCATTCGAGATCGATCCTGACGGCAAACAGACGCTGCTGAAAGACCAGACCCCGGTCACCAAGGCTCCGCTTCACGGCGCGGATCCAAACGAATTGCTGGACGAGAGCGATTTCAATATCGAAAAGAGACATACCGATGTGCTGATCGAGGGGCATGTTTACGCACCGGGCGGCCAGCCGAGCCTCGAAACCATCGCTCGTGTCAAGGTTGGTGATCTGGACAAGACCGTCAGGGTCAGCGGCGACCGTATCTTCGTGCCCGGCCCGGTTTCGGTTCGCATGAGCCGTCCGCAACCCTTTGTCCAGATGCCGATCAGCTGGCGCCGAACCTATGGTGGCATCGACATGGAGGCCTCGACGCCGGACTGGGATCAGCGCAATCCACTCGGCACTGGCTTTGCGGTGAACCCGCAAAGACTGGTCGGCAAGACCGCACCGAACTTTGAATATCCCGACGCACCCTATCGCGATCATCGAAGCGGCAAGCCGGCAGCTTTCGGTCCGGTGGCCCGGCATTGGCAGCCACGGGCAAGGCACGCCGGCACCTATGGCGAGGAGTGGAAGAAAACGCGGGACCCGCTTTTGCCGCATGATTTCAGCCGCCTGTATTATCAATGCGCCCCTGAAGACCAGCAGACCAAACTGCCGCTCGTCGGCTACGAGGACGTGCGTCTCGGCAACGTCACGGCTGACGGCTTCTGGCGGTTCCTGCTGCCGCGCGTGACGTTCGTGATCACCACCGAGTTTTACGGCAGGCCGGACCGAAGGCATGACGAGGCGTCGATCCACACACTGCGCATCAAACCCGATTTGCGGCAGTTCTCGATCACCTGGATGTCAATCCTGCCGGTCCCCTATGACGAGGAGCATTTGAAAAACACGACGGTGCGGCTGAAGAGGCGGATCGGTGTGTCACCGACAATCGCGGCCACCGGAGTGTGGTCGGCGGAGGATTCGTGATGGCGGAGGGCGCGGTCATCGTGGTGGTCGGCGTTGGCGCGCGCACGCCTCTCGGCTTCGACGCGGCGTCGAGCGCGGCAGCGGTGCGAGCCGGCCTTTCGTCCATCCAGGATCACCCTTTCATGGTCGACCGGTTCGGGGAATTGATGAAGGTAACGCGCGACACCGGGATCGATGTCACGCTCAAAGGTCCGGACCGTGC
It encodes:
- a CDS encoding DUF2169 family type VI secretion system accessory protein, coding for MWLLSNQTPFAVERNWTRDERGHEVWLVAIKGSFEIDPDGKQTLLKDQTPVTKAPLHGADPNELLDESDFNIEKRHTDVLIEGHVYAPGGQPSLETIARVKVGDLDKTVRVSGDRIFVPGPVSVRMSRPQPFVQMPISWRRTYGGIDMEASTPDWDQRNPLGTGFAVNPQRLVGKTAPNFEYPDAPYRDHRSGKPAAFGPVARHWQPRARHAGTYGEEWKKTRDPLLPHDFSRLYYQCAPEDQQTKLPLVGYEDVRLGNVTADGFWRFLLPRVTFVITTEFYGRPDRRHDEASIHTLRIKPDLRQFSITWMSILPVPYDEEHLKNTTVRLKRRIGVSPTIAATGVWSAEDS